The window AGGGAATCAAATTATGATCACTGCAGATGTCTCAAATAATCAAGATGTACAACAATCATTTGCATATTTAACTCAGGTAAAAGATGAAAATCAGATTGTCGTTTCACTATCTTGGTTAACTGGTTCTCTATCTCCTAGACAATCTTTTTCACCTGCACAATCTTGGATTTCTACTGAACCTGGCATGTACACAATTGAGGTATTTGTCTGGAAAGGCATTGACAATCCTGAGGCATTATCTGCTCCCCTTTCAATGACTGTAAAAGTGATTGACCCTCCAACATAATTTTAAATAAAAATTGGTTTTTGTTTGAATTTAATACAAATTGTATTAATGCCGTCAATAATTTCTTGAATTTTTGGATATGTTGATTTCTTTTCTGCTATGTCGTTTTTAATTATTCTAAGATAATGTAGAATCTTTTTGATCTGTTTGTTTTTTTGTGTTTTTGAAATCGGTGCATTTGACAAATCTTTTAAATTTGCAGATATGTCACATAATTTTATAATTTTTGTCTGAAATGACGCATTTTTTAATTGATTGATATACTGTGTTTCTCTATCTTTTTTTGGAATTTTTTGATCTTTAGTTAATGATAAAACAATTACTGAAACTTCTCTTCCAAATCTTTCATTAATTTGATCAAATGTTACATCTGTTGCTTCTAGTATGTCATGCAGCCAAGCAGCACATAATGATTCTTTATCTGAAATTCCTAAATTTTTTAGTCTGTTTACTACTCCTTCTAAATGAACAACATACGTCGTTACTCCGTCATTCCTTTTTTGATTTTTATGTTTGTCTTGAGCAAATTTTTTTGCATTAAGTACCATCTCTTCAGTGTCATCCATCAATTTGTAATTTCTTTTCTATTATGTAGAGGTTTATTCTATAATTTTGTTCATTGTTTTTCTCAAGTCAAATATGATATGCTTCATAATTCGGCAAACTCATCAATAATCAGATATAGCTTTTCTACTAATCATCAGCATCAGTTTGTTCACTGTTCTAAGATATATTGGTATTATTTGATATGTTTGGTTTTTATCAAAGCATAACATTTTTGACATCCTGAAAATCTATAGTTCTTCATGGCTAATCTTGATACATTATATCGGAATGTTGCTTCAAAAGTCATCCAAAGATGCCATGGCAGTATAAAAATTACGAAACATGGAAAGATTCTAGAAGTTTATGATGTTAACAGACATATTTGGAGTAAGGGATTAGCAGGATTGATCATTAAAGAAGAATGTAAAAATGCTGATTTGAGGGAATGGGAATTTGCATCTGTTCGAAAATACATCATAGAAGAATTATTGGATAAAAGTTAATCATATAAATAAAATTTAATATGTCACTTTTCTGATTAGGTGTGGTTCTTTTAACATGACTTGATCATCTTTTGCAGCTACTAATTCTACTTCTTTGAGATTATGGTTTGTGATTACTGTTAGTGCTTCACATCTTGTACATAGTAGTGTTTGCCCATCTGTTTTTCTTTCAAAAACTATGTTTTTTTCTAATCTATCACCTTTTTGGCATGTAGGGCAAAGTTTTGGCTCTTTCAATATTGTAATAATCTCACGAATGTAAATTGTTCTTGACATTTGTAATTTTATTAAAAGTCTATCAATAAAGACTTTGTATTTTGATGTTAATTGGCATCCAGCATTTTAATTCAAACAAAAACCGTTCTATAATTATTTGAATCAAAACGTTAGGTATTCTATATATTTCCTAATCTAGCCAATTAACAATCATTGTTTTATTGTCAATAAAATATGTCTTTGGTATTTTTGAAAAAATAATTTCTTGGAGTTGTTTTGTAGAATTTATATTTCAAAATCCTTAAGTTTGCACAAAATTTAGATGAGTTATGTCTGAAAAATTTAATCCCTCATCACTAAATTCTAAAATTGAAAAACTAGATGTGTCTATGAAAGAACTTGTCGTCTTTTTTAGGAGTAAATGTAGTGTCTGTGGGCATCAAAGAATAGCACATGATGAACATGGAAAATGTGAGGGTGTTATGAATAAACCCTGTAATTCTGGATGTGATGGTTTTATTCTAGAATAGATTATCATTCAAATAATTTAGGTGACTATTTCGTCTAATCTGTCTTCTTCCTGAGCCTGTTTTATCTCCATTGCGATTCTTCTACCAATTCCAAACGTTTTTCCGTATTGGTATTTTGTATATGGGCTTGTGGTTGCAACTATTGGATTGCCTGGAACCCGAAGTGAAACATCATACACTACTAGTTCAAGATCTTTTGTAATGACGCTCTGCAAAGAGAATGGCCCAATGATTCCTGGTGCATATTCTTTTTTGGCTGCTGACACAAATTTGTCCCCCATTTTTATCACTTTTTCAAGTAATGATTCTCTAATGCTTGCAGGTGTATGTCCTACCTCTATATTTTGTAAATCAACATTGATGTCTAATTGTTGTTTTGCAGGAAGTGCATTAAAATCATGAACATTTGTTTGCAATCGTCTTTCTATTCCTATAAAATCAACTTGTTTTGAAATTGGTGTGTAAAAGTAATTAAAATTCATGTATGTGCCAATAGCTAATTCTTCAATACTTGATTTTTCTAGATCTTTTTTAGAAATTAACCCTTGTTTTATTTTTGCTTCTGATTTTTCTTTATAATCTTTGTATGACGATACAGTAAAAAATGCACGTTCTAACGGTCGTTTTAATTCCTGTACTTTGACAATGCATGGTTTATTGATACTTTTTGGATCTTTGAATAATTTTGGAAATTTTATTTTTGCTTTTTCTAACAGAAAATATTGATTTCGTTTTGCTGTTCTTTCTTCTGCTTGGAATAATTTTCTATTTCCAAATATTGGAACCTTAAATGAATTTTCTAGAGTTTTGTACCCTAGGTATACTGTAAGTGATCTGTGCGGAACAACTATTGTATTTGTCTCCCTCATTGTTTTTTGATTTTTAGGAGATGCCATGTCTTTGAATTTATTTAAAACTATGATCTCATCTGCGATTCTGTTGAATCTTCTGTATGGTTCATCTCTTCCTTTTTGACAATAAACCACAGTCTGAAAATTTTCATCTTTTGCCCCATCCATGACTTCTAGTGCTGAATGACTTCCCATCACTCCTATTCTGACGTCTGAATATCCGTTAACTATTTTTTTAATTTCAGAACTACTGATCACATTTTGACTAGAAAACGGGAACTAATATAGCTAATTTTCAATTAATTGGATCGATTCTATGATCACAAGATTTTTCTTAAAAGAATTGTAGATGATCTTATGTTTTATTCTGTTGAACTGCAAATGGCTGGAGTGATTTTATTAACTGCAATGGCTGCCGGTGGAATATCTTTATGGCTAAAACGAAGAAGAGAACAGCAGAAATTAGGTACATTTGATGATAATACTCAAAGTTAGCCTAGTGCCAAATTTGGTTTGCTAACTAATAGATAAAATACCATTGTGCTTTAGATAATTCATTATGAAACTAATAGTTGGTATTACTGGTAGTACAGGTGCAATCTATGGAATTCGTTTGTTAGAGGTTCTAAAAAAATTAGGCGTTGAGACACATCTTATCATGTCTGAATGGGCTATGAAATGCATTGCTATGGAAACTGAGTTTCAGATAGGATATGTAAAATCTCTTGCAACAACTACTTCTGATGAAAAAAATATGGCATCTAGTGTTTCCAGTGGAACTCATAAGGTTGATGGTATGATAGTTGCACCCTGTAGTATGAAGACATTATCTGCAATTGCAAATGGATATGATGATACTCTAGTCGCAAGAGCTGCAGGTGTGACCATTAAGGAATCTAGAAAATTAATTTTAATGGTTAGAGAAACACCCCTGTCTGCAATCCATCTTGAGAATATGCTCAAATTATCTAGATTGGGAATAATTATTTTGCCTCCTGTTACAGAATTTTATACAAAACCAAAAACTATCGATGACATTGTAAATCATGGAGTTGGTAAATGCTTGGACCAATTTAATCTAGAGCACGGTTTATACCCTCGTTGGGGTACTTTTTAACTTGTAATTGCCAAAAATAGTTTTTGAAAAAATCATAAAGGCTGACAGAAAAAAAGTCTTTGAAATTACTAGTAATTTTGAAAATTTTCAAAAAATTCTACCTCAGTACTATCCTTCTGTTAGAACAATATCTGTTCGTGGAAATACCTCTGTTGTAGAAGAACATCTACGAATTGCTGGACGAGAATTAGTGATGATGGCAAAACATGTAATTGATGATCCCATTCTACATGAAATTTTTATTATTGGAGGAGATTCAAAAGGAACTCATATCACTTATCACTATGAGCATATTCCAAACGGAACAAAATTAATAGTTGAAGTGAATTGGAAATTGAAAGGAGTAATGAGATTATCTTCTGTTATTGGCAGACAGGATATCTCAAAAGAATATTCTAAAATTGTTGATGAATTTGCTTTAATTGCTGAGGGTTAGTCTATTTTTTCTTTGTTTTTAAAATCGTTTAATTCTCTTTCTCCCTCGATTTTTCCTTTTTCAAATTCTCCTTTAGCTTTACCAAGAGTTTTGGCTAATTCTGGAATCTTTTTTGCTCCAAAAATAAATACAGCTGCTAGCACTAGAATTATCAATATTTCATTAATTCCCGGCATTGCAAGGGAAATTGTTTCTAGTGTCATCTGAGCTATAGTCTATGATTTAAGATTTAAATCTTTTTTATGTTTTTTGTACTCGATTACCATGCCTGCAAAATAAAGCACCATCATTGGTACTGCGATAAACCACATTGTGACTCCACTGCCATCAGGTGTAATGATCGCCCCAAAAATTATGATTGCCAAAATTGCGTATCTCACATTTTTTCTCCAAAAATCATCTCCTACTATGCCTGACATTGTCAAGGCATACATTACTATTGGAATTTGAAATGAAATGCCAAATGCAAGCAAATATTGTAAAACAAAAGTGATAAAATCCATGATGTTTAGAAATGTAATTAATCCTGACGCATCACCAAACATGTATAGAAATTCTAACATGTATGGAATTACTAGAAAATAAGAAAACAAACAACCTGTAATGAATAATCCTAATGCGGGTAGTGCAACTCTGCTTGTAACTTTAATCTCTCGTTCTTTTAATGCTGGTTTAATGAATCCCACAGCTTCTTTGATTATTATCGGCATTCCAAATACGACTGCTACAAGTGCTCCGACATAAATTTGGGCAAATAGAGCTTGTCCTGGTTCGGTCTGTATCAACTGAACTCCTTCTGGAATTAAGCTTGTTTTCATATGTGTGGTAATTTGCGCTGCAACATTGTTGATTGGATCTATTTGTGGATAGTAAAGATGAATTCCAGAAACATCTATTGGATACAAATGACACGATATTACAAATGCAAAAATAATTCCTATGACAATAATTATGCGAACTACTCGTTTTCTAAGCTCTTCTAGATGTTGATTGATGTCTTCAATGGATGTCATCTAAAATCCATCTATCTTAAACAATATCTACTTGCCTGGGATTGGAAGTAGTTTTGCTTCTGGCAATCCTGCATTTTTTAGTTCTTCGAGACTTAAATCTTGAAATTCTAATGATATGATTGCCTTTGTTCTGAATTTTTGTTCCATGCTTTTTGCTAATGAAGCCAAATCTTTGCTGGAGTAGATTTCTTTTGAACCTTTAAGAAATATTCTTTCCCCTTTTTCCATTTCTTTTCCTCCAAATTTTTCTTGAAGGAAACTTGTGATTGTTGGAAGCTCCTTTCTTGGGATGTTATTATGATAGTATGTAATTCCCTTGACTGATTCATAATCATATGGTGTTCCATTTCTATACATGAAAACACCGATAAAAATTGCATCTACCTCTGGTTCTCTAACACATTTAATTTCCCAATTCATTAATTTTTCTTCATTGTAGACAAATTTCTCCATCTCATCAGCGGTAATCTTCCAATATCTTGATCTTGACAATCTACTTACACTGTATCCTTCTGATATAAATTCCAATATCTGAGATTATTCTATCTTTGTTTTGAGATCTTTTGAATATTTTCTTGAAATTACTACTTCTATTACCAAGCCTGCAACAATTACTGATAATACAGCTACTACT is drawn from Candidatus Nitrosarchaeum limnium SFB1 and contains these coding sequences:
- a CDS encoding hypothetical protein (hypothetical protein Nmar_0767); the protein is MKFLILALILLPSSFVFADDGTVTSQLSSDDTILTVGNQIMITADVSNNQDVQQSFAYLTQVKDENQIVVSLSWLTGSLSPRQSFSPAQSWISTEPGMYTIEVFVWKGIDNPEALSAPLSMTVKVIDPPT
- a CDS encoding Guanosine polyphosphate pyrophosphohydrolase/synthetase, producing MDDTEEMVLNAKKFAQDKHKNQKRNDGVTTYVVHLEGVVNRLKNLGISDKESLCAAWLHDILEATDVTFDQINERFGREVSVIVLSLTKDQKIPKKDRETQYINQLKNASFQTKIIKLCDISANLKDLSNAPISKTQKNKQIKKILHYLRIIKNDIAEKKSTYPKIQEIIDGINTICIKFKQKPIFI
- a CDS encoding hypothetical protein (hypothetical protein Nmar_0768), with the protein product MANLDTLYRNVASKVIQRCHGSIKITKHGKILEVYDVNRHIWSKGLAGLIIKEECKNADLREWEFASVRKYIIEELLDKS
- a CDS encoding hypothetical protein (hypothetical protein Nmar_0769) translates to MSRTIYIREIITILKEPKLCPTCQKGDRLEKNIVFERKTDGQTLLCTRCEALTVITNHNLKEVELVAAKDDQVMLKEPHLIRKVTY
- a CDS encoding 5-formaminoimidazole-4-carboxamide-1-(beta)-D-ribofuranosyl 5'-monophosphate synthetase-like protein, with the protein product MISSSEIKKIVNGYSDVRIGVMGSHSALEVMDGAKDENFQTVVYCQKGRDEPYRRFNRIADEIIVLNKFKDMASPKNQKTMRETNTIVVPHRSLTVYLGYKTLENSFKVPIFGNRKLFQAEERTAKRNQYFLLEKAKIKFPKLFKDPKSINKPCIVKVQELKRPLERAFFTVSSYKDYKEKSEAKIKQGLISKKDLEKSSIEELAIGTYMNFNYFYTPISKQVDFIGIERRLQTNVHDFNALPAKQQLDINVDLQNIEVGHTPASIRESLLEKVIKMGDKFVSAAKKEYAPGIIGPFSLQSVITKDLELVVYDVSLRVPGNPIVATTSPYTKYQYGKTFGIGRRIAMEIKQAQEEDRLDEIVT
- a CDS encoding 3-octaprenyl-4-hydroxybenzoate carboxy-lyase encodes the protein MKLIVGITGSTGAIYGIRLLEVLKKLGVETHLIMSEWAMKCIAMETEFQIGYVKSLATTTSDEKNMASSVSSGTHKVDGMIVAPCSMKTLSAIANGYDDTLVARAAGVTIKESRKLILMVRETPLSAIHLENMLKLSRLGIIILPPVTEFYTKPKTIDDIVNHGVGKCLDQFNLEHGLYPRWGTF
- a CDS encoding sec-independent translocation protein mttA/Hcf106; the encoded protein is MTLETISLAMPGINEILIILVLAAVFIFGAKKIPELAKTLGKAKGEFEKGKIEGERELNDFKNKEKID
- a CDS encoding Sec-independent protein translocase, TatC subunit, translated to MTSIEDINQHLEELRKRVVRIIIVIGIIFAFVISCHLYPIDVSGIHLYYPQIDPINNVAAQITTHMKTSLIPEGVQLIQTEPGQALFAQIYVGALVAVVFGMPIIIKEAVGFIKPALKEREIKVTSRVALPALGLFITGCLFSYFLVIPYMLEFLYMFGDASGLITFLNIMDFITFVLQYLLAFGISFQIPIVMYALTMSGIVGDDFWRKNVRYAILAIIIFGAIITPDGSGVTMWFIAVPMMVLYFAGMVIEYKKHKKDLNLKS
- a CDS encoding hypothetical protein (hypothetical protein Nmar_0775), whose protein sequence is MEKFVYNEEKLMNWEIKCVREPEVDAIFIGVFMYRNGTPYDYESVKGITYYHNNIPRKELPTITSFLQEKFGGKEMEKGERIFLKGSKEIYSSKDLASLAKSMEQKFRTKAIISLEFQDLSLEELKNAGLPEAKLLPIPGK